TCGCCTTGACCTCGGGGCTCGGGTTCGGCGGCGGCTGGCGGTCGGGGGCGAGGGTGACCAGCGTGACGAGGGAGAGATCCTCCGCGTCGGGCAGCCCCCGCCCGCCGGTGATGACATAGGACCGGACGAACCCGCTGCTGACCTGCTGCTCCTCGCCCGGCGCCGTCATATCTCGCTGTCCGCGGTTCGGCGGGGCGGCGTGGTCATCGCCTTGCCCAGTGCGGTGACCTGCTGCTGCATCCGGAAGGACATCGCCTCCATGTCCACGTCGGCGGCGGCGGTGGCGGCGAGGTAGGCGCCGGTGCCGGCGGCGATCAGGAAGATCCAGCCGTCCTCGTACTCCAGGAGCGTCTGCCGCCACCTGCCGGGATCCCGGGTTCCGATGAAGGGGGCGACGGCCCGGCTGAGGGACTGCATGGAGCTCATGGCCGCGGCGACGGTCTCCGCGTCGTCCCGGCCGATCTCGCTGGAGTTGGCGAGCAGCAGGCCGTCGGCGGACACCAGGATCGCGTGCCGGGCGCCGGGTACCTGGAGCAGGTCGTTGAGTACCCAGGACAGATCGGGGTTCACTGGAACTCGGTTCCTTCCGTCGTCGTCGTGTCGCGTCCGGACCGGGTGCCCCGCTGGAAGGCGCCGAGTCGCGACGCGGTCTCCTCGTTGCTGCGGACGGGCGCCGGTTCGGTCGATGGCACCGCGGAGACCGGGCTCTTGCGACGACGCTTCGGCAGCCCACCGGCGGTGGTGGTGATCTGGGCGAGCGGCTGGGTGGCGGTGTCCGGCTGGGGGGCCGGCGGGAAGAGCGGGGTCGGCGCGGGGGCCGGGCTCGGGGCCTGCGCCTGGTGCTGGGGCTGGGCCTGGGACTGTGCCCGGGCCTGCCACTGGTCCGGCTGCCGCCCCTGCGGCGCCGGGGAGAGCGCCGCTTCGGGCGCCTCGGCCGGCGCGGCGGGCGGCGCCTCGGTGGTGAGCAGTTCGTCGGGGATGAGGACCACCGCGCGGACGCCTCCATAGGGGGAAACGGAGTCCACCGAGACCCGGAAGCCGTAGCGGGCGGCGAGCATCCCGGAGACGGCGAACCCGAACTGCGGCGGAATACCGAGGCTGGAGACGCTGATCGCGGCCTGGGGGGAGAGGAGGGCCGCCGCGCGGTCCTTCTCCTCCTGGCCCATACCGAGACCGGCGTCGTCGACGATGAGGCAGACGCCCGTCGGCACGGCCTGGATGTTGATCTCGACCGGGGTGCCGGGGGCGGAGTAGTTCGT
This sequence is a window from Streptomyces parvus. Protein-coding genes within it:
- a CDS encoding roadblock/LC7 domain-containing protein — translated: MNPDLSWVLNDLLQVPGARHAILVSADGLLLANSSEIGRDDAETVAAAMSSMQSLSRAVAPFIGTRDPGRWRQTLLEYEDGWIFLIAAGTGAYLAATAAADVDMEAMSFRMQQQVTALGKAMTTPPRRTADSEI
- a CDS encoding ATP-binding protein, producing the protein MTFAQGPLVWALVVVALVAVGAVLRARAINVKLRRNHAELRQERDALLHQRDELHVVHNTLLQRQSAELAEVRKDAEEETKAVLKAAVRTLQGLADEQQVVIEKAQRKYGDDPGILADLMAMDHANSQFGRRAQGIAVLCGGWLGRRETVASVFDVARSAQGRIRHFDRVRVNGQVNFSVVSRAVEPVAVVLAELLANATNYSAPGTPVEINIQAVPTGVCLIVDDAGLGMGQEEKDRAAALLSPQAAISVSSLGIPPQFGFAVSGMLAARYGFRVSVDSVSPYGGVRAVVLIPDELLTTEAPPAAPAEAPEAALSPAPQGRQPDQWQARAQSQAQPQHQAQAPSPAPAPTPLFPPAPQPDTATQPLAQITTTAGGLPKRRRKSPVSAVPSTEPAPVRSNEETASRLGAFQRGTRSGRDTTTTEGTEFQ